A genomic region of Tsukamurella pulmonis contains the following coding sequences:
- a CDS encoding M28 family peptidase encodes MPRSERPVTTPRRAVPGVVALLLLAALARGAIATANPPQPEPSSAPAGTFSAERARIHQERVSTRPHPTGSPAAAEVRRYILDELSAAGIDTRVQDAVGSTDALGAVSLARVQNVIARLPGAGSSGTLFLVAHYDSATISHGAGDDGAGVATLLETARALRSGPAPRNDVVLVFTDAEEACLCGAEAFVSQDPAAAAGGVVLNFESRGSSGPAIMFETSRGNGDLVAAYARAAPRPVATSFAVEVYRLLPNDTDFSPFRDAGRFGGLNTAYIDGSAAYHQPQDDVAHQSISSLQHLGTNALAMTRALADADIATLARPSGTDATYFPILGRMIRYPGGFVWPIALLALLVVAVAAVLLRRAGTRAPRLLGAIAWGAVPLLGAAGTSLLLWRGLLLLRPEYGQFADPWAPGWFRLAVVALAFTTVLAWLTLLRRRFDAAALSVGALFWLAVLGVVLAALVPGGSYLAAVPALCGALAVIAGVRTRWALPAQFVAGAATVVVLAPTIAIFFPATGLRLAAPAALFTAVIAVTLLPVLDLLLPAPADGRRRGRSAAPALVAVLVATVAIGAGLAANRPSTAHPVPVAMRYALDADTGKAYWVRPGGDPTGWSDALVTRREDLTTTFPMLRGRGAGTATVGDARPAPLAPAEVRLVGASVERGDRQLRLRITSARGARVLQLTQQQGRVLTATARGREVPIGDRFELRFHALPAEGLDLDLRVQGTGPLRLRVEDASDGLDSLPGFVPRPEGVSALGGHTAETTIVARTVTL; translated from the coding sequence GTGCCCCGCTCCGAGCGCCCCGTGACCACGCCCCGTCGCGCCGTCCCGGGCGTGGTGGCGCTCCTGCTGCTCGCGGCGCTCGCCCGGGGTGCGATCGCGACCGCGAACCCACCGCAGCCGGAACCCTCCTCGGCGCCGGCGGGGACGTTCAGCGCCGAGCGCGCGCGGATCCATCAGGAGCGGGTCAGCACCCGACCCCACCCCACGGGCTCGCCCGCGGCGGCGGAGGTCCGGCGCTACATCCTCGACGAGCTCTCCGCCGCTGGGATCGACACCCGGGTGCAGGACGCCGTCGGATCCACCGATGCCCTCGGAGCCGTCTCGCTCGCGCGGGTGCAGAACGTGATCGCCCGCCTGCCCGGGGCCGGATCATCCGGAACGTTGTTCCTGGTGGCGCACTACGATTCCGCGACGATCTCGCACGGCGCGGGCGACGACGGCGCCGGGGTCGCGACCCTGCTGGAGACTGCGCGGGCGCTGCGGTCCGGTCCTGCACCCCGTAACGACGTGGTGCTGGTGTTCACGGACGCCGAGGAGGCGTGTCTGTGCGGCGCGGAGGCCTTCGTGTCCCAGGACCCGGCCGCCGCGGCCGGCGGGGTGGTCCTCAACTTCGAGTCCCGCGGATCGTCCGGGCCGGCGATCATGTTCGAGACCAGCCGGGGCAACGGCGATCTCGTCGCCGCGTACGCGCGCGCCGCGCCGCGTCCCGTGGCCACCAGCTTCGCGGTGGAGGTCTACCGCCTGCTGCCGAACGACACCGACTTCTCGCCGTTCCGCGACGCGGGGCGCTTCGGCGGGCTCAACACCGCCTACATCGACGGTTCCGCCGCCTACCACCAGCCGCAGGACGACGTCGCCCACCAATCGATCTCGTCGCTACAGCACCTGGGCACCAACGCCCTGGCGATGACGCGCGCTCTCGCGGACGCGGACATCGCGACCCTGGCGCGCCCGTCGGGAACCGATGCCACCTACTTCCCGATCCTGGGGCGGATGATCCGCTATCCCGGCGGATTCGTCTGGCCGATCGCACTTCTCGCGCTGCTCGTGGTGGCGGTCGCGGCCGTGCTCCTCCGGCGCGCCGGCACCCGCGCGCCGCGCCTGCTCGGCGCGATCGCCTGGGGCGCCGTCCCCCTGCTCGGCGCCGCCGGGACCTCGCTGCTGCTCTGGCGGGGCCTGCTCCTGTTGCGCCCGGAGTACGGGCAGTTCGCCGATCCATGGGCGCCCGGGTGGTTCCGACTGGCCGTCGTGGCGCTGGCGTTCACCACCGTCTTGGCGTGGCTCACCCTGCTGCGCAGGAGATTCGATGCCGCGGCGCTCTCCGTGGGCGCGCTGTTCTGGCTCGCCGTGCTCGGCGTCGTCCTCGCGGCCCTCGTGCCGGGCGGCTCGTACCTCGCGGCGGTGCCCGCCCTCTGCGGCGCGCTCGCCGTGATCGCGGGGGTCCGCACCCGGTGGGCGCTGCCGGCGCAGTTCGTGGCCGGTGCCGCCACCGTCGTCGTCCTCGCGCCCACGATCGCGATCTTCTTCCCCGCCACCGGCCTCCGGCTCGCCGCACCGGCGGCGCTGTTCACCGCCGTCATCGCCGTGACGCTGCTGCCGGTGCTGGACCTGCTCCTCCCCGCGCCGGCGGACGGCCGCCGACGCGGGCGCAGCGCGGCCCCGGCGCTGGTGGCCGTCCTGGTGGCGACGGTGGCGATCGGCGCCGGGCTGGCGGCGAACCGGCCGTCCACGGCGCACCCGGTGCCCGTCGCGATGCGGTACGCGCTCGACGCCGATACCGGAAAGGCGTACTGGGTGCGGCCCGGTGGCGATCCGACGGGGTGGTCCGATGCTCTCGTGACGCGGCGCGAGGATCTGACGACGACGTTCCCGATGCTCCGCGGCCGGGGAGCCGGCACGGCCACCGTCGGAGATGCGCGGCCCGCTCCGCTCGCGCCGGCCGAGGTCCGGCTGGTCGGCGCGAGCGTCGAGCGGGGCGATCGACAGCTGCGACTGCGCATCACCTCCGCACGCGGCGCCCGGGTCCTGCAGCTCACCCAGCAGCAGGGCAGGGTGCTCACCGCGACCGCGCGGGGGCGCGAGGTCCCGATCGGCGACCGCTTCGAACTGCGTTTCCACGCGCTGCCCGCAGAGGGCCTCGACCTGGACCTGCGGGTGCAGGGCACCGGACCGCTCCGCCTGCGGGTCGAGGACGCGAGCGACGGGCTCGACTCCCTGCCCGGCTTCGTTCCCCGCCCCGAGGGCGTCAGCGCGCTGGGCGGCCACACCGCGGAGACGACGATCGTCGCCCGCACCGTGACGCTCTGA
- a CDS encoding penicillin-binding transpeptidase domain-containing protein, whose amino-acid sequence MRPHLNRPARSTAGAVLVIAALAGSLVACSEDDVVTKFAAALSARDAGDAAALTSDPDSAAQALQATFDGMGAATPTVTAGKDGEDRTLSWSWALPRKHGVRFTTRVAAGGGKVTWEPTLVHPDARSAGARLLYADEKPYTTPVVDRKNAPLMTWQTVTVVNLDPSKAASAADALATRLTAADPTVTAAGLRKTVEGKDSPTAVISLRAADAKKVGALTGIDGVSVREEGRLLTAAQAYRSPVVAGLEERWRRDVDAAAGSSVTVVDGDGKPIRLVDSFPAAPVRPVRTTLDAGLQRAANAAVAGEKRATMLVAIRPSTGGILAAAQNAAADKQGPVALTGLYAPGSTFKTITTAAALDAEITTPDAQLACPGRATFGDRTIPNENEFALGTVPLHTAFAKSCNTTMAGLGTELDDNALTDTAKRFGLGVDFTLPGVTTVTGSVPAARTPAERVEESIGQGRVTASPFGLAVVEASLAAGTTVRPALFDGEPARADAPPQRIDPGVAEALRTAMRETVTSGTATALRDIEGLGGKTGTAEFGDNTHAHGWFAGIVGDLAFATLVVSGESSGPAVTVSGAFLRGAGGDLP is encoded by the coding sequence ATGCGCCCCCACCTGAACCGGCCCGCTCGCTCCACCGCCGGCGCGGTCCTCGTGATCGCCGCGCTCGCGGGTTCGCTCGTCGCCTGCTCGGAGGACGACGTGGTCACCAAGTTCGCCGCCGCCCTGTCCGCGCGCGACGCCGGCGACGCCGCGGCGCTCACCTCCGACCCGGATTCCGCCGCGCAGGCGCTGCAGGCGACGTTCGACGGCATGGGCGCGGCCACACCGACGGTGACCGCCGGCAAGGACGGCGAGGACCGCACGCTGAGCTGGTCGTGGGCGCTCCCGCGCAAGCACGGGGTGCGGTTCACGACGCGGGTCGCCGCCGGTGGCGGGAAGGTCACGTGGGAACCCACGCTGGTGCACCCGGACGCCCGGAGCGCGGGCGCCCGCCTGCTCTACGCCGACGAGAAGCCGTACACCACACCGGTCGTGGACCGGAAGAACGCACCGCTGATGACCTGGCAGACGGTCACCGTCGTGAATCTGGACCCGTCGAAGGCGGCCTCCGCCGCGGATGCCCTGGCGACCCGGCTCACCGCCGCCGACCCGACGGTGACCGCCGCCGGTCTCCGGAAGACGGTCGAGGGCAAGGACTCCCCCACCGCGGTCATCTCGCTGCGCGCCGCCGACGCCAAGAAGGTCGGCGCACTCACCGGGATCGACGGGGTGAGCGTGCGCGAGGAGGGCCGCCTGCTCACCGCGGCGCAGGCGTACCGCTCGCCCGTCGTCGCCGGCCTCGAGGAGCGGTGGCGCCGGGACGTCGACGCAGCCGCCGGATCGTCGGTCACCGTCGTCGACGGGGACGGCAAGCCGATCCGGCTCGTCGACTCCTTCCCCGCGGCGCCGGTGCGCCCCGTGCGGACCACCCTCGACGCGGGCCTGCAGCGCGCCGCGAACGCCGCCGTCGCGGGCGAGAAGCGCGCGACGATGCTCGTCGCGATCCGGCCGTCGACGGGCGGCATCCTCGCCGCCGCCCAGAACGCCGCCGCGGACAAGCAGGGCCCCGTCGCCCTGACGGGGCTGTACGCGCCCGGCTCGACCTTCAAGACCATCACCACGGCCGCCGCGCTGGATGCGGAGATCACCACGCCCGACGCGCAGCTCGCCTGCCCCGGTCGCGCGACCTTCGGCGACCGCACGATCCCCAACGAGAACGAATTCGCTCTCGGCACAGTGCCGTTGCACACGGCGTTCGCGAAGTCCTGCAACACCACGATGGCGGGCCTGGGCACCGAGCTCGACGACAACGCCCTCACCGACACGGCGAAGCGGTTCGGGCTGGGCGTGGACTTCACCCTGCCCGGCGTCACGACGGTGACCGGCTCCGTGCCCGCCGCCCGCACCCCGGCCGAGCGCGTGGAGGAGTCGATCGGCCAGGGCCGGGTCACCGCCTCACCCTTCGGCCTCGCCGTGGTGGAGGCCTCCCTCGCCGCCGGCACCACGGTCCGCCCCGCGCTGTTCGACGGTGAGCCCGCCCGCGCCGACGCGCCACCCCAGCGGATCGACCCCGGCGTGGCCGAGGCGCTGCGCACCGCGATGCGCGAGACGGTCACCTCGGGCACCGCGACCGCGCTGCGCGACATCGAGGGACTCGGCGGCAAGACCGGGACCGCCGAGTTCGGCGACAACACCCACGCGCACGGCTGGTTCGCCGGCATCGTCGGCGATCTCGCCTTCGCCACCCTCGTGGTCTCCGGCGAGAGCTCCGGCCCGGCGGTGACCGTGAGCGGCGCGTTCCTCCGCGGCGCGGGCGGCGATCTGCCCTGA
- a CDS encoding long-chain-fatty-acid--CoA ligase encodes MTNLAENLTSAAAAHADTVALVCDDLRFTYAEFDDASARFAGYLAEQGIGPGDRVGIMLPNTPAFAIVFYGLMRRGAIAVPMNPLLKAAEVEYYLANTSAKALFATPVFAEDAEAGATAAGAACHFGDDAALVALLANQQPNATVEPRDPWDTAVILHTSGTTGKPKGAELTHESLGRNCEIAGRTLFALTNDDVVMGCLPLFHVFGLTCGLNAAVRFGATLTLIPRFDPRKAIEVIGRDRVSIFLGVPTMYAAMVAALQPGDDVSSLRVCASGGAALPLQVIADFEQAFGAIVLEGYGLSETSPVASFNHPDRPRKAGSIGTPIEGVEMRVVDDAGKEVPQGERGEVQVRGHNVMKGYWNLPDATAAAIDADGWFATGDIGIVDEEGFFSIVDRKKEMIIRGGLNVYPRELEEVLYSHPEIAEAAVVGIPHASLGEEVGAAVALKPGSTLTAEAVREFVKERVASYKYPRHVWLLTELPKGATGKVQKRDIAVPSEYTA; translated from the coding sequence ATGACGAATCTCGCCGAGAACCTGACCTCCGCCGCCGCTGCGCACGCGGACACCGTCGCCCTGGTGTGCGACGACCTGCGCTTCACCTACGCGGAGTTCGACGATGCCTCCGCGCGCTTCGCCGGGTACCTCGCCGAGCAGGGCATCGGGCCCGGCGACCGGGTCGGCATCATGCTCCCGAACACGCCGGCGTTCGCCATCGTCTTCTACGGCCTCATGCGCCGCGGCGCGATCGCGGTCCCGATGAACCCGCTGCTCAAGGCGGCGGAGGTCGAGTACTACCTCGCCAACACCTCGGCCAAGGCGCTCTTCGCCACGCCCGTCTTCGCCGAGGACGCCGAGGCCGGTGCCACGGCGGCCGGGGCGGCGTGCCACTTCGGTGACGACGCCGCGCTCGTCGCGCTGCTCGCGAACCAGCAGCCGAACGCCACCGTCGAGCCGCGGGACCCGTGGGACACGGCGGTCATCCTGCACACCTCCGGCACCACCGGCAAGCCCAAGGGCGCCGAGCTCACGCACGAGAGCCTCGGCCGCAACTGCGAGATCGCCGGCCGCACCCTGTTCGCGCTGACCAACGACGACGTGGTCATGGGGTGCCTGCCGCTGTTCCACGTCTTCGGCCTGACCTGCGGACTGAACGCGGCCGTCCGCTTCGGCGCGACGCTCACCCTGATCCCGCGGTTCGACCCGCGCAAGGCGATCGAGGTGATCGGGCGCGATCGCGTGAGCATCTTCCTCGGCGTCCCCACGATGTACGCGGCGATGGTGGCGGCCCTGCAGCCCGGCGACGACGTCTCGTCGCTGCGGGTGTGCGCGTCCGGTGGCGCGGCTCTGCCGCTGCAGGTGATCGCGGACTTCGAGCAGGCCTTCGGCGCCATCGTCCTCGAGGGCTACGGCCTGTCGGAGACCTCGCCCGTCGCCTCGTTCAACCACCCGGACCGGCCGCGCAAGGCGGGTTCCATCGGCACCCCGATCGAGGGCGTCGAGATGCGGGTCGTCGACGACGCCGGCAAGGAGGTCCCGCAGGGCGAGCGCGGGGAGGTGCAGGTGCGCGGCCACAACGTGATGAAGGGCTACTGGAACCTGCCCGACGCGACGGCCGCCGCGATCGACGCCGACGGTTGGTTCGCCACGGGCGACATCGGCATCGTCGACGAGGAGGGCTTCTTCTCGATCGTCGACCGCAAGAAGGAGATGATCATCCGCGGCGGGCTCAACGTCTACCCGCGCGAACTCGAAGAGGTGCTCTACAGCCACCCGGAGATCGCCGAGGCCGCGGTCGTGGGCATCCCGCACGCCTCGCTCGGCGAGGAGGTGGGCGCGGCCGTCGCGCTCAAGCCCGGCAGCACCCTCACGGCGGAGGCCGTGCGCGAGTTCGTCAAGGAGCGCGTGGCCTCCTACAAATACCCGCGCCACGTCTGGCTGCTGACGGAGTTGCCCAAGGGCGCCACCGGCAAGGTCCAGAAGCGCGACATCGCCGTTCCGTCCGAGTACACCGCCTGA
- a CDS encoding MaoC family dehydratase, producing the protein MTTTISTAQDLLGLVGQPLGTTEWMTIDQDRVNLFADATGDHQWIHVDQEKAAAGPYGRTIAHGYLTLSLAPLFIAEALVVENLQAAVNYGLNKVRFPAPVPVGSRVRAAVELAGAQEKPAGIEAVIRLTYEVDGADRPACIAETVVLYR; encoded by the coding sequence ATGACCACCACGATCTCCACCGCGCAGGATCTGCTCGGCCTCGTCGGGCAGCCGCTCGGCACCACCGAGTGGATGACCATCGACCAGGACCGGGTGAACCTCTTCGCCGACGCCACGGGCGATCACCAGTGGATCCACGTCGATCAGGAGAAGGCGGCCGCCGGGCCGTACGGACGCACCATCGCCCACGGCTATCTCACCCTCTCGCTGGCGCCGCTGTTCATCGCGGAGGCGCTCGTCGTCGAGAACCTGCAGGCGGCCGTCAACTACGGCCTCAACAAGGTGCGCTTCCCCGCACCCGTCCCCGTCGGCTCGCGCGTGCGCGCCGCCGTGGAACTGGCCGGGGCGCAGGAGAAGCCGGCCGGGATCGAGGCCGTGATCCGCCTGACCTACGAGGTCGACGGTGCCGACCGCCCGGCCTGTATCGCCGAGACGGTGGTGCTCTACCGATGA
- a CDS encoding LysR family transcriptional regulator: MDLIRHLRFFVAVAEEQHFGRAADRLGITQPPVSAGLRRLEETLGVTLIDRSRRGADLTPAGRELLPRARVMVRDADRFVAEAARLGAGTGQRRIALCDALGSAVAAACAAALSTDDDGAPLTLSAGASPQLARAVAEDLLDAAVVEHPVLAHGAPSGPVIALPRDFLVPAGFRSPRLRDLSALAVALPPRAANPPAADLLLDRLTARGITSAVLIAETESAAHAAVAAGLAFTPVTAGTAVPDGTARRPATDFPLRVTVLGRRDHPDTARLESVLWRLSR; the protein is encoded by the coding sequence ATGGACCTCATCCGGCACCTGCGCTTCTTCGTCGCGGTCGCCGAGGAACAGCACTTCGGCCGCGCCGCGGACCGGCTCGGCATCACCCAGCCCCCGGTCTCGGCGGGACTGCGGCGACTCGAGGAGACGCTCGGCGTCACCCTCATCGACCGGAGCCGACGGGGCGCCGATCTCACCCCCGCCGGCCGCGAGCTGCTCCCCCGCGCCCGCGTGATGGTCCGCGACGCCGACCGCTTCGTCGCCGAGGCGGCGCGGCTCGGCGCGGGGACCGGGCAGCGCCGCATCGCACTGTGCGACGCGCTGGGCTCCGCGGTGGCCGCGGCCTGCGCAGCCGCCCTGTCCACGGACGACGACGGTGCGCCGCTGACGCTGTCCGCGGGAGCCTCGCCGCAGCTGGCGCGGGCGGTCGCGGAGGACCTGCTGGACGCGGCGGTCGTCGAGCACCCCGTCCTCGCGCACGGCGCCCCCTCGGGACCGGTGATCGCGCTGCCGCGGGACTTCCTGGTGCCCGCGGGTTTCCGCTCGCCGCGGCTGCGCGACCTCTCCGCCCTGGCGGTCGCGCTGCCACCCCGCGCGGCGAATCCGCCTGCGGCCGATCTGCTGTTGGACCGGCTCACGGCGCGCGGGATCACCTCGGCGGTCCTGATCGCCGAGACGGAGTCCGCCGCACACGCCGCCGTCGCCGCCGGACTGGCCTTCACGCCCGTGACGGCGGGCACCGCGGTCCCGGACGGGACGGCGCGCCGCCCGGCGACGGACTTCCCCCTGCGGGTCACGGTGCTCGGCCGCCGCGATCACCCGGACACGGCCCGGCTCGAATCGGTGCTGTGGCGGCTGAGCCGATGA
- a CDS encoding PucR family transcriptional regulator, with amino-acid sequence MEDAVDTEIAEIRDALTERMEAITASVVAAIREQVPFYADATTVSTAMVTDAVRDNLSYMVRALTDTRFDTAPAAATGRTRAELGVPLAAVMHAYRIGVHRVWQEVHALAADRPALSRRALLSATQHMWEAQDQFVDAMAGAHRDRTTEQALDDAAERAALAEYLLQGRIPSDQSLWEIATLLRLPTTGPYLAVAAATVEVGRAPLPGIADRLRAIDAYSAWRLLPDQQIGIIHAPTPAVRAAVIDLLRRIAVARVGVSAPFGELRDTPQGLTFARRELVGPGTGVSVFDGSVLGTAAIAAPETTVELARGVLHGLYELPEDDRDPLFATFRAWVAYDGNVKDAAAALYVHPNTVRHRLRRIEHLTGRSTGSPREVAELCLAFEVDARVRLHMDTGKSV; translated from the coding sequence GTGGAGGACGCCGTGGACACCGAGATCGCGGAGATCCGCGATGCGCTGACCGAGCGGATGGAGGCGATCACCGCATCCGTGGTGGCGGCGATCCGCGAGCAGGTCCCGTTCTACGCCGACGCCACGACCGTCTCCACGGCGATGGTCACGGACGCGGTGCGCGACAACCTGAGCTACATGGTGCGGGCGCTCACGGACACGCGCTTCGACACCGCGCCCGCGGCCGCGACGGGCCGCACCCGGGCGGAGCTGGGCGTGCCGCTGGCGGCGGTGATGCACGCCTATCGCATCGGCGTGCACCGGGTGTGGCAGGAGGTGCACGCCCTCGCCGCGGACCGCCCGGCGCTCAGCCGTCGGGCGCTGCTCTCGGCGACCCAGCACATGTGGGAGGCGCAGGACCAGTTCGTCGACGCCATGGCCGGGGCGCACCGCGACCGCACCACCGAGCAGGCGCTCGACGACGCAGCGGAGCGGGCCGCTCTCGCCGAATATCTTCTGCAGGGAAGGATTCCGAGCGATCAGAGCCTCTGGGAGATCGCCACGCTGCTCCGCCTGCCGACCACCGGGCCGTACCTCGCGGTGGCCGCGGCGACGGTGGAGGTGGGCCGCGCCCCGCTCCCGGGCATCGCCGACCGGCTGCGCGCGATCGACGCCTACTCCGCGTGGCGGCTGCTGCCCGATCAGCAGATCGGGATCATCCACGCCCCGACGCCTGCCGTGCGGGCCGCCGTGATCGATCTACTGCGCAGGATCGCCGTCGCCCGCGTCGGCGTGAGCGCTCCGTTCGGGGAGCTGCGGGACACCCCGCAGGGGCTCACCTTCGCCCGGCGCGAGCTCGTCGGGCCGGGGACGGGGGTGTCGGTGTTCGACGGTTCGGTGCTCGGCACCGCGGCGATCGCCGCGCCCGAGACGACCGTCGAGCTGGCGCGGGGCGTGCTGCACGGGCTCTACGAGCTGCCCGAGGACGACCGGGACCCGCTCTTCGCGACCTTCCGGGCATGGGTCGCCTACGACGGCAACGTCAAGGACGCGGCCGCCGCGCTGTACGTGCATCCGAACACGGTCCGTCATCGGCTGCGGCGCATCGAACACCTCACCGGGCGCTCCACCGGCTCGCCGCGGGAGGTCGCCGAACTGTGTCTCGCGTTCGAGGTGGACGCCCGGGTCCGCCTGCACATGGACACTGGCAAATCCGTCTAG
- a CDS encoding serine hydrolase — protein MTAAARIDGVFADAGCNGWLHARVIGHPAALSVGGEQPVVPASVYKVVLLVAAARAIDAGRLDPRARVSVDPACATPGPTGIAALTDPVEMSVRDLLRSMIAVSDNAAAGELMRLVGLDAVQESARTLGLSGTRIVGGDAEIHAAMMAETDTRTVAEAFAALADDDLARPVHAYDPSFGSATTAADMTALLAAIWTDTAASPAQCAFARSALGGQVFRHRVASGFGSAPSIAGKTGTLGALRNEVSVVTYPGEHPVAVAVFTHAARNDPSLPRVDAAIGTVAAIAVDALRIPIDQER, from the coding sequence ATGACCGCCGCCGCGCGGATCGACGGCGTCTTCGCCGACGCGGGGTGCAACGGCTGGCTGCACGCGCGGGTGATCGGCCACCCGGCGGCGCTGTCGGTGGGCGGCGAGCAGCCGGTGGTGCCCGCGTCGGTCTACAAGGTGGTGCTGCTCGTCGCCGCGGCGCGGGCCATCGACGCGGGCCGTCTGGACCCGCGGGCACGGGTCAGCGTCGACCCGGCCTGCGCCACGCCCGGGCCCACCGGGATCGCGGCGCTGACGGACCCGGTCGAGATGAGTGTGCGCGACCTGCTGCGCTCGATGATCGCCGTCTCCGACAACGCGGCCGCGGGCGAGCTGATGCGCCTGGTCGGGCTCGACGCGGTCCAGGAGAGCGCCCGCACGCTCGGGCTCTCCGGCACCAGGATCGTCGGCGGCGACGCCGAGATCCACGCCGCGATGATGGCCGAGACCGACACCCGCACCGTCGCCGAGGCCTTCGCCGCGCTCGCCGACGACGACCTCGCGCGACCGGTGCACGCCTACGACCCGTCGTTCGGGAGCGCGACCACGGCCGCGGACATGACGGCGCTGCTCGCGGCGATCTGGACCGACACGGCGGCCTCGCCCGCGCAGTGCGCGTTCGCGCGCTCCGCGCTCGGCGGCCAGGTGTTCCGGCACCGGGTCGCGTCCGGGTTCGGATCGGCACCGTCGATCGCGGGGAAGACGGGCACGCTGGGCGCGCTGCGCAACGAGGTCTCGGTGGTCACCTATCCCGGCGAGCACCCGGTGGCGGTGGCCGTCTTCACGCACGCCGCGCGCAACGATCCGAGCCTGCCGCGGGTCGACGCGGCGATCGGGACGGTGGCGGCGATCGCGGTCGACGCTCTGCGCATCCCCATTGACCAGGAACGATAG
- a CDS encoding PHA/PHB synthase family protein — translation MTTDSNQAPEVEVGAPLDLLLVNSTKSFASRMVPNAAWARFALSLAGQPVTLAERGAGLAKELGLIAAGKSQRAPKKGDFRFSDPAWTQNPLLRRVEQAYLAASETAEQLYVDADLDWKDGEKMRFVLDNLIEGLSPTNSPVLNPLGWKALIDTGGLSALRGAKNFARDMSSTPRIPSMIDPDAYVVGETLATTKGTVVLRTRMFELIHYAPQTKQVHEIPLLLIPPVINKFYIMDLAPGRSLIEYYLKGGHQVFAISWRNPQARHRDWGFDEYGAAIIEALDALEVITGADKANLFATCSGGIITSMLLAHLFATGRGDRISSITLGVTVLDQSHAGLGSAIASERGAEAAIRSSAGKGYLDGAAMAEMFAWLRPTDLVWRYWVNNYIQGRSPAPFDVLFWNADTTRMAASLHKDMVTMGVNNTLVTPGEQTILGTPVDLSKVECDAYVLGGLSDHICPWQATERSGALLGSKDNTYVLSTAGHIAALVNPPGNPKSSFRTAQVKPDQTPEEWFESAEKQAGSWWPHHLAWLTERAGAEVDAPAQLGAPGYEPLAPAPGTYVHEK, via the coding sequence ATGACCACCGATTCCAACCAGGCTCCCGAGGTCGAAGTGGGCGCTCCGCTCGACCTGCTGCTCGTCAACTCGACGAAGTCCTTCGCCTCCCGCATGGTCCCGAACGCCGCGTGGGCCCGATTCGCGCTCTCCCTCGCCGGCCAGCCCGTCACCCTCGCCGAGCGCGGCGCGGGCCTGGCCAAGGAGTTGGGGCTGATCGCTGCGGGGAAGAGCCAGCGGGCGCCGAAGAAGGGCGACTTCCGCTTCTCCGATCCCGCCTGGACGCAGAACCCGTTGCTGCGCCGGGTCGAGCAGGCCTACCTCGCCGCGTCCGAGACCGCCGAGCAGCTCTACGTCGACGCCGATCTCGATTGGAAGGACGGCGAGAAGATGCGGTTCGTCCTCGACAACCTGATCGAGGGCCTCTCGCCGACCAACAGCCCCGTGCTCAATCCGCTGGGCTGGAAGGCGCTCATCGACACCGGCGGCCTGTCGGCGCTGCGCGGTGCGAAGAACTTCGCCCGCGACATGTCGAGCACCCCGCGGATCCCGTCGATGATCGACCCGGACGCGTACGTGGTGGGCGAGACGCTCGCGACGACCAAGGGCACCGTCGTGCTGCGCACCCGGATGTTCGAGCTGATCCACTACGCCCCGCAGACCAAGCAGGTGCACGAGATCCCGCTGCTGCTCATCCCGCCGGTGATCAACAAGTTCTACATCATGGACCTGGCGCCGGGACGCAGCCTGATCGAGTACTACCTCAAGGGCGGGCACCAGGTGTTCGCGATCTCGTGGCGCAATCCGCAGGCGCGGCACCGTGATTGGGGCTTCGACGAGTACGGCGCCGCCATCATCGAGGCGCTCGACGCGCTCGAGGTGATCACGGGCGCCGACAAGGCGAACCTGTTCGCCACCTGCTCCGGCGGCATCATCACCTCGATGCTGCTCGCGCACCTGTTCGCCACGGGCCGCGGTGACCGGATCTCCTCGATCACGCTCGGCGTCACCGTGCTCGATCAGAGCCACGCGGGCCTGGGGTCGGCGATCGCCAGCGAGCGCGGCGCCGAGGCGGCGATCCGGAGCTCGGCCGGCAAGGGCTACCTCGACGGTGCCGCCATGGCCGAGATGTTCGCCTGGCTGCGCCCGACCGACCTGGTGTGGCGCTACTGGGTGAACAACTACATCCAGGGTCGCTCCCCGGCGCCGTTCGACGTGCTGTTCTGGAACGCCGACACCACGCGGATGGCGGCGAGCCTGCACAAGGACATGGTGACGATGGGCGTGAACAACACCCTCGTGACGCCGGGCGAGCAGACGATACTGGGCACGCCCGTCGACCTCTCGAAGGTCGAGTGCGACGCCTACGTCCTCGGCGGGCTCTCCGATCACATCTGCCCGTGGCAGGCCACCGAGCGCAGCGGCGCGCTGCTGGGCAGCAAGGACAACACCTACGTCCTGTCCACCGCCGGTCACATCGCCGCCCTGGTCAACCCGCCCGGGAACCCCAAGTCGTCGTTCCGCACCGCGCAGGTCAAGCCGGATCAGACGCCCGAGGAGTGGTTCGAGAGCGCCGAGAAGCAGGCCGGTTCGTGGTGGCCGCACCACCTGGCCTGGCTGACCGAGCGCGCCGGCGCCGAGGTCGACGCCCCGGCCCAGCTCGGCGCCCCCGGTTACGAGCCGCTGGCGCCCGCGCCCGGCACCTATGTTCACGAGAAGTGA